The proteins below come from a single Ictalurus punctatus breed USDA103 chromosome 24, Coco_2.0, whole genome shotgun sequence genomic window:
- the stmnd1 gene encoding stathmin domain-containing protein 1 isoform X3 has protein sequence MLLIDPVCGSPRGDSAVSKNTTDSGVGLDAGETNIRSRTLPRILPPLQAQSPRLTQESQRPESSVILEQLSSQGIIPAQSRVAGSGEAYNITLADAERPTKRPPPRLESLKIRKEQELTRKEDIDEKMRQVEERRKLVRLPRNRKDFPTLENLDRCHQLAQ, from the exons ATTGATCCAGTGTGCGGGAGTCCTCGTGGTGACTCAGCCGTCtctaaaaacacaacagacagTGGAGTTGGTCTGGATGCAGGAGAGACCAATATTCGATCCCGGACACTTCCTAGGATTCTCCCACCACTGCAAG CTCAGAGTCCAAGGCTGACTCAGGAGAGCCAGAGACCGGAGTCTAGTGTGATTCTGGAGCAGTTGAGCAGTCAGGGCATCATCCCGGCACAAAGCAGAGTGGCAGGCAGCGGAGAAGCATACAACATCACG CTGGCTGACGCAGAGAGGCCGACGAAGAGGCCACCACCTCGCCTAGAGTCGCTGAAGATCCGTAAAGAACAAGAGCTCACTAGAAAGGAAGACATCGATGAGAAGATGAGACAAGTAGAGGAAAGGAGAAAG cttgtcaggttaccaagaaaccgcaaAGACTTTCCCACGTTGGAAAACTTAGACCGttgccaccagcttgctcaatag
- the stmnd1 gene encoding stathmin domain-containing protein 1 isoform X1, translating to MGCGSSGIKVVEPAEPGSLDTTAEIDPVCGSPRGDSAVSKNTTDSGVGLDAGETNIRSRTLPRILPPLQAQSPRLTQESQRPESSVILEQLSSQGIIPAQSRVAGSGEAYNITLADAERPTKRPPPRLESLKIRKEQELTRKEDIDEKMRQVEERRKLVRLPRNRKDFPTLENLDRCHQLAQ from the exons ATGGGCTGCGGGAGCTCCGGAATAAAGGTGGTTGAACCCGCAGAACCGGGCAGCCTCGACACCACAGCTGAG ATTGATCCAGTGTGCGGGAGTCCTCGTGGTGACTCAGCCGTCtctaaaaacacaacagacagTGGAGTTGGTCTGGATGCAGGAGAGACCAATATTCGATCCCGGACACTTCCTAGGATTCTCCCACCACTGCAAG CTCAGAGTCCAAGGCTGACTCAGGAGAGCCAGAGACCGGAGTCTAGTGTGATTCTGGAGCAGTTGAGCAGTCAGGGCATCATCCCGGCACAAAGCAGAGTGGCAGGCAGCGGAGAAGCATACAACATCACG CTGGCTGACGCAGAGAGGCCGACGAAGAGGCCACCACCTCGCCTAGAGTCGCTGAAGATCCGTAAAGAACAAGAGCTCACTAGAAAGGAAGACATCGATGAGAAGATGAGACAAGTAGAGGAAAGGAGAAAG cttgtcaggttaccaagaaaccgcaaAGACTTTCCCACGTTGGAAAACTTAGACCGttgccaccagcttgctcaatag
- the stmnd1 gene encoding stathmin domain-containing protein 1 isoform X2, translated as MGCGSSGIKVVEPAEPGSLDTTAEIDPVCGSPRGDSAVSKNTTDSGVGLDAGETNIRSRTLPRILPPLQAQSPRLTQESQRPESSVILEQLSSQGIIPAQSRVAGSGEAYNITLADAERPTKRPPPRLESLKIRKEQELTRKEDIDEKMRQVEERRKLREEEL; from the exons ATGGGCTGCGGGAGCTCCGGAATAAAGGTGGTTGAACCCGCAGAACCGGGCAGCCTCGACACCACAGCTGAG ATTGATCCAGTGTGCGGGAGTCCTCGTGGTGACTCAGCCGTCtctaaaaacacaacagacagTGGAGTTGGTCTGGATGCAGGAGAGACCAATATTCGATCCCGGACACTTCCTAGGATTCTCCCACCACTGCAAG CTCAGAGTCCAAGGCTGACTCAGGAGAGCCAGAGACCGGAGTCTAGTGTGATTCTGGAGCAGTTGAGCAGTCAGGGCATCATCCCGGCACAAAGCAGAGTGGCAGGCAGCGGAGAAGCATACAACATCACG CTGGCTGACGCAGAGAGGCCGACGAAGAGGCCACCACCTCGCCTAGAGTCGCTGAAGATCCGTAAAGAACAAGAGCTCACTAGAAAGGAAGACATCGATGAGAAGATGAGACAAGTAGAGGAAAGGAGAAAG CTACGGGAGGAAGAGCTGTGA